The following are encoded in a window of Candidatus Jordarchaeales archaeon genomic DNA:
- a CDS encoding histidinol-phosphate transaminase gives MLDFSCSLNPLGPPVDVVKAVMNSLDKISCYPDDSCSLLKSELSLFIGVAEDLIAVGCGSTELIKAFAEAFLEPGDRVLVEQPTYSEYAYYCRLAGGVVEEVPLSEEHEFALDTDALFERLGSDVRAVFLCNPNNPTSRLEPKKKVLEVVEECEAKGILVFIDEAFMDFLREGRRSTCLHEVEGHENLFVARSLTKIFSIPGLRVGYGVGGRSLIDYIDRFRISWGVGVIEQLVAVELLRNCDSYLERTVSVVECEKNRLYQCVSKIPGYTVFRPDANFLFVKVKELGVNATTVKAMLLKNKILVRDCSSFGEEYSWFIRVGVKEREANDALIEALKNLSDGIRRQAAAFKVETA, from the coding sequence GTGCTCGATTTCAGCTGCAGCCTTAACCCTCTGGGTCCCCCTGTGGACGTCGTGAAGGCTGTTATGAACAGCTTGGACAAGATTTCCTGTTACCCCGACGACTCGTGCAGTCTCCTAAAATCTGAGCTTTCACTCTTCATTGGTGTCGCCGAGGACCTTATCGCGGTCGGCTGCGGCTCAACTGAGCTCATAAAAGCTTTCGCAGAAGCGTTCTTGGAGCCGGGTGACCGCGTGTTGGTTGAGCAACCGACGTACAGCGAGTACGCATATTACTGCCGTCTCGCTGGAGGCGTCGTCGAAGAAGTTCCGCTCAGCGAGGAGCACGAGTTCGCTCTTGACACTGACGCTCTTTTCGAGCGGCTCGGCTCAGATGTTAGGGCGGTTTTCCTCTGCAACCCTAATAACCCGACGAGCAGGCTTGAGCCGAAAAAGAAGGTCCTCGAAGTAGTGGAGGAGTGCGAGGCGAAGGGAATCCTTGTGTTCATTGATGAGGCGTTCATGGACTTTCTAAGAGAGGGGAGGCGTTCAACCTGCCTCCACGAAGTGGAAGGACACGAAAACCTTTTCGTCGCCCGCTCTTTGACGAAGATCTTTAGCATACCTGGGCTCAGGGTGGGTTATGGGGTGGGCGGGCGCAGCCTCATAGACTACATAGACAGGTTCCGCATCTCGTGGGGGGTTGGGGTGATCGAGCAGCTTGTGGCAGTCGAACTCCTTAGGAACTGTGACTCGTACCTGGAGAGAACTGTGAGCGTCGTCGAGTGTGAGAAGAACAGACTCTACCAGTGTGTTTCAAAGATTCCCGGCTACACTGTTTTCAGGCCCGATGCAAACTTCCTGTTTGTCAAGGTGAAGGAGTTGGGTGTCAATGCGACGACAGTTAAAGCGATGCTGCTTAAAAACAAGATACTGGTCAGGGACTGCAGCTCCTTCGGCGAGGAGTACTCTTGGTTCATCAGGGTTGGCGTCAAGGAGAGAGAGGCGAACGACGCTCTCATAGAAGCCTTAAAAAACCTGTCTGACGGTATACGGAGGCAGGCGGCTGCGTTTAAGGTGGAGACAGCTTAG
- a CDS encoding ABC transporter ATP-binding protein, which translates to MECEVNCEPKVVISVEGLSYRYNSVSALDGLTFEVRRGEFVGLVGPNGSGKTTLLKCLSRVLTPHGGVIMLEGREMRKMSPLDVARVCAFVPSEFPANVSLPVVDVVLLGRHPHVSGVWWEDERDEEVAVKAMERMKVSRFANRKLEELSSGEKQRVMLARALAQEARILLVDEPVAYLDIGFQLEIMEMLRKLADEGVTIIAAMHQLSLAARYCDKLVVLKKGRIVACGSPEEVISEELIEDVYGVRAFVQKVPGVGLVVIPVATVDRGEDG; encoded by the coding sequence ATGGAATGTGAGGTAAATTGTGAACCAAAAGTCGTCATAAGCGTTGAGGGCCTCTCGTACAGGTATAATTCTGTGAGCGCGCTTGACGGGTTGACATTCGAGGTTAGAAGGGGAGAGTTCGTCGGGCTCGTCGGCCCGAACGGATCCGGTAAAACCACCCTGCTAAAGTGCCTCAGCCGGGTTCTCACCCCGCATGGCGGCGTCATAATGCTTGAGGGGCGCGAAATGCGCAAAATGTCCCCCTTGGATGTTGCACGCGTCTGTGCTTTCGTCCCATCCGAGTTTCCGGCGAACGTAAGTCTCCCCGTTGTGGACGTCGTACTGCTCGGGAGACACCCCCACGTTAGTGGGGTTTGGTGGGAGGACGAGCGCGACGAGGAGGTCGCAGTGAAGGCGATGGAGCGCATGAAAGTCTCGCGCTTCGCTAACAGAAAGCTTGAGGAGCTGAGCAGTGGCGAGAAACAGCGCGTAATGCTCGCCAGAGCGCTTGCCCAGGAGGCTAGAATACTGCTGGTGGACGAGCCCGTAGCATACCTCGACATAGGGTTCCAGCTCGAAATAATGGAGATGCTTAGAAAGCTGGCCGACGAAGGGGTGACTATAATAGCCGCCATGCACCAGCTCAGCTTAGCGGCGAGGTACTGCGACAAACTCGTCGTGTTAAAGAAGGGGAGAATTGTGGCTTGCGGCAGCCCCGAAGAGGTTATCAGCGAGGAGCTCATAGAGGACGTCTACGGTGTGAGGGCTTTCGTCCAAAAGGTTCCCGGCGTTGGGTTGGTCGTCATCCCCGTGGCCACCGTTGACAGGGGTGAGGACGGCTGA
- a CDS encoding iron ABC transporter permease produces MSVVRRKILLLIVLSVISLVVLFVLSLSSLVFGLKEASLWDVLASLHRLIIFGGPISGSLLPPGVDLSLDSILYYSRIPRTITAILVGSGLAVSGTIMQALVRNPLVDPYISGVSSGAAFGAVLFLLTSWLTGVAQSVSLSVAAFAGGLTAFTITFLIYRASGETPLSFVLGGVIVGVAFSSMTTLIIVTSDKELHGVLFWIYGSVAYTKWDEVYVLAPTVVSLILVCLLLARTFNVFMLGDEQAAQMGVNVKLFRRGMMVVAALLASVCVAFTGIIGFVGLVIPHMIRLSLGNDHRLLLPLSSISGANLLLAADILARVAMKPVELPIGVITSFVGIPFFAYLLIKKGRKYGM; encoded by the coding sequence TTGAGTGTTGTTAGGCGTAAGATTCTCCTTCTCATCGTGTTGTCTGTTATCTCCTTGGTCGTCCTTTTCGTTCTCTCTCTTTCGTCCCTTGTTTTTGGGTTGAAGGAGGCCAGCCTGTGGGATGTTCTCGCCTCTCTCCACCGGCTTATTATTTTCGGTGGACCTATTAGTGGCAGCTTGTTGCCGCCCGGCGTAGACCTATCCCTTGACTCCATACTATACTATTCTAGGATCCCGAGGACTATCACGGCTATTCTCGTCGGCTCCGGCTTGGCTGTTTCTGGAACGATAATGCAGGCTCTTGTGAGGAACCCGCTCGTCGACCCCTACATTAGTGGGGTTTCGTCTGGCGCTGCCTTCGGCGCCGTTCTCTTCCTGCTGACCTCGTGGCTTACGGGTGTCGCCCAGTCTGTCTCCCTCTCTGTTGCCGCTTTCGCCGGCGGCCTGACAGCTTTCACGATCACCTTCCTCATCTATAGGGCTTCAGGCGAGACGCCGCTGAGCTTCGTCCTTGGCGGAGTTATAGTTGGGGTTGCATTCTCATCGATGACCACGCTGATAATAGTTACAAGTGATAAGGAGCTTCACGGTGTTCTCTTCTGGATTTATGGGAGCGTCGCGTACACGAAGTGGGATGAAGTATATGTTCTCGCCCCCACAGTAGTTTCCCTCATACTCGTCTGCTTACTGCTGGCGAGGACCTTCAATGTCTTCATGCTTGGGGACGAGCAAGCGGCGCAGATGGGCGTCAACGTTAAGCTCTTCAGAAGGGGGATGATGGTCGTCGCAGCCCTACTGGCGAGCGTGTGCGTAGCCTTCACCGGGATAATAGGCTTCGTGGGCCTCGTCATCCCCCACATGATAAGGCTGTCCTTGGGAAACGACCACAGACTCCTCCTCCCCCTATCTTCCATTTCTGGGGCAAACCTCCTCTTGGCCGCAGATATACTTGCGAGGGTTGCCATGAAGCCCGTTGAGCTGCCTATAGGCGTGATAACCTCCTTCGTCGGAATACCTTTTTTCGCTTATCTCTTAATAAAGAAGGGGAGAAAATATGGAATGTGA
- a CDS encoding TIGR00303 family protein — protein MAWEKEVLLVHNETGARKFLRELEGEEPVFVCVIGNTETAKIPGISAAGRNPELTDYTPAADVELLFYGECKCIDGVPVTPEGIPTPALITRAALTLSQVPVFVVNGGVRVKPLVPFIELGGSPGEDIRTGRAVRDAGRVIERAEIAGRSFSKVADYIVVGESVPGGTTTALGVLLAMGVDARGMVSSSMSENPHGLKERVVEEGLRAAGVKPGDLKDDPVAAVSAVGDPMMAAFAGFVVGAALNRPVLMAGGTQMAAVLSVVRGLKPEVLDNVAIGTTRWIAQDRTSNIRRLVSQIWDVPVVAANLDFSASEIEGLRAYEKGVVKEGVGAGGATISAVLKTEGKVTCDEVRKMVEKEYRRLVGGRVK, from the coding sequence ATGGCTTGGGAAAAGGAGGTTTTGCTGGTTCATAATGAGACGGGTGCGAGGAAGTTTCTCCGAGAGCTGGAAGGTGAAGAGCCTGTTTTCGTTTGCGTTATAGGGAACACTGAGACGGCGAAGATTCCCGGGATCTCTGCCGCTGGAAGGAATCCGGAGTTGACTGATTACACGCCCGCCGCTGACGTCGAACTTCTTTTCTATGGAGAGTGTAAGTGCATTGACGGGGTTCCGGTAACGCCTGAAGGGATTCCGACCCCAGCGCTCATCACTAGGGCGGCTTTAACTCTTTCCCAGGTGCCGGTCTTCGTCGTTAACGGTGGGGTTAGGGTTAAGCCGCTCGTCCCCTTCATTGAGCTTGGGGGTAGCCCGGGTGAGGACATAAGGACTGGGCGGGCTGTTAGAGACGCGGGGAGGGTTATTGAGAGGGCTGAGATAGCTGGGCGGAGTTTTTCGAAGGTCGCGGACTACATTGTTGTTGGTGAAAGCGTTCCTGGAGGGACTACGACCGCTCTCGGAGTGCTGCTCGCGATGGGTGTCGACGCTAGGGGTATGGTCAGCAGCAGCATGTCTGAGAACCCCCATGGGTTGAAGGAGCGAGTCGTCGAGGAGGGGTTAAGGGCTGCCGGGGTTAAGCCGGGCGACTTGAAGGATGACCCTGTAGCGGCTGTCTCGGCTGTGGGTGACCCTATGATGGCTGCTTTTGCCGGCTTCGTAGTTGGAGCGGCGTTGAACAGGCCTGTGCTTATGGCTGGTGGTACGCAGATGGCTGCCGTGCTCTCGGTTGTTAGGGGGCTGAAGCCCGAGGTTTTGGACAATGTAGCTATAGGAACCACTAGGTGGATAGCTCAGGATAGGACCTCGAACATAAGGAGATTGGTGTCCCAGATATGGGATGTGCCGGTGGTTGCCGCCAACCTAGACTTCTCGGCCTCGGAGATAGAGGGGCTGAGGGCTTACGAGAAGGGAGTGGTTAAGGAGGGCGTAGGTGCAGGGGGCGCGACTATAAGCGCAGTACTCAAGACGGAGGGGAAAGTCACGTGTGACGAAGTCAGGAAGATGGTTGAAAAAGAGTACAGAAGACTGGTCGGAGGACGCGTAAAATAG
- a CDS encoding helical backbone metal receptor: MNTRSVAALLIAVIIVGMTATSTYMLLNIQRANQLNTITATYLMFTGFPTGLRVVSMAPSITEIVFGLGLEDYLVGCTKYCDYPPKLQSMIASGKVYNNISWWNPSLESIIVLKPTLVLLDAGVSAQLKIAEKLLEQGIPFLLLSRGESFEQIESTIHQLGSFFASATNSRSVEAAQRLVNAMREKINYVNEKISGQQQVKVLVCVWLDIDGGYLWTTGSPTFLNEIITRAGGINIYNNINQAWISDNLNLEKAAYSDPEVIVILDHHGLLNPREVLNKMANTPLANTPAYQNNKIFFLRGQADNLFARPGPRVAEAVELLAHILFPEIFNASFPDPHVIDDGNYRNYISSLILESSSASCPSCVSQNVCLPSFVPAMSLARHPLFFSFFV, encoded by the coding sequence GTGAACACCCGCTCGGTAGCAGCGCTGTTGATTGCAGTGATCATAGTCGGCATGACCGCTACCTCAACATACATGTTGCTGAACATCCAAAGAGCCAACCAGTTGAACACCATAACCGCAACCTACCTGATGTTCACCGGCTTCCCAACGGGACTGAGAGTCGTCTCCATGGCCCCCTCTATAACCGAGATAGTCTTCGGCTTAGGGCTCGAAGACTACCTAGTAGGCTGCACGAAGTACTGCGACTACCCGCCAAAACTTCAGTCAATGATCGCCTCAGGAAAAGTCTATAATAACATAAGTTGGTGGAACCCCAGCCTAGAATCAATAATAGTTCTCAAACCAACCTTGGTCTTATTGGACGCAGGCGTGTCTGCACAACTCAAGATAGCGGAGAAACTCCTAGAACAGGGGATACCCTTCCTCCTACTCAGCCGCGGCGAGTCATTTGAGCAAATAGAGTCAACAATACACCAGCTCGGCTCGTTCTTCGCCTCCGCCACAAACTCTAGAAGCGTGGAAGCAGCCCAGAGACTCGTGAACGCCATGAGAGAAAAAATAAACTATGTTAATGAAAAAATTTCAGGGCAACAACAAGTTAAAGTGCTCGTCTGCGTCTGGCTCGACATCGACGGAGGATATCTTTGGACGACTGGCAGCCCGACTTTCCTTAACGAGATCATAACGCGGGCAGGCGGCATCAACATATACAACAATATTAATCAAGCGTGGATTAGCGACAATCTGAATCTGGAAAAGGCAGCCTACAGTGACCCAGAAGTAATAGTGATACTGGACCACCACGGGTTGCTAAACCCCCGTGAGGTTCTAAATAAGATGGCTAACACTCCTCTCGCCAACACTCCAGCCTACCAGAATAACAAGATATTCTTCCTCCGTGGTCAAGCCGACAACCTGTTCGCTAGGCCCGGGCCTAGGGTTGCTGAAGCCGTTGAGCTCCTAGCCCACATACTGTTCCCAGAAATCTTCAACGCGTCATTCCCAGATCCACATGTTATAGATGACGGCAACTACAGAAACTACATTTCCTCGCTAATACTGGAGTCGTCGTCTGCTTCTTGCCCGAGTTGTGTTTCGCAGAACGTTTGTTTACCGAGCTTTGTTCCTGCTATGAGTCTCGCCCGCCATCCCCTCTTTTTTTCTTTTTTCGTATAG